The DNA segment TTACTGCACGAGAAAGAATAGAAAAACTTTTAGATAAGGATAGCTTTATAGAAATTGATGCATTTGTAGAGCACCGCTCAATTCAATTTGGCATGCAAGAAACCAAAGTTCCCAGCGAAGGTGTAATCACAGGCTATGGAACAATCGATGGCAGATTAGTCTTCATATTCGCCCAAGATTTTACAACAATAGGCGGATCCCTGGGAGAAATGCATGCCGCAAAAATTTGCAAGGTTATGGATATGGCAGCAAAAATGGGTGCCCCTTTTATTGGCCTTAACGACTCTGGTGGAGCAAGAATTCAGGAAGGTGTTGATGCACTAAAAGGTTTTGGCGACATATTCTACAGAAACACCCTATCCTCTGGAGTAATACCGCAACTATCAGTAATACTGGGGCCATGCGCCGGAGGAGCCGTATACTCTCCAGCCTTAACCGACTTCGTGTTTATGGTATCCGGTATAAGCAAAATGTTCATTACTGGTCCTCAAGTAATAAAAGCCGTGACAGGTGAAGAAGTCAGTGATGAAGAACTTGGTGGAGCTGCTGCCCACAACCAAAAAAGCGGAGTAGCACACTTTATCAGTCAAAATGAACAAGAATGTTTTGACCAAATAAAAAAACTTCTATCATATATACCTTCAAACAATCTAGAAGATCCACCATATAAACCAACTACCGATAACCCGACAAGAACAGTACCGGAACTTGATAGCATAGTTCCAGCGGATCCAAACAAGCCATATGACATAAAAGACGTCATAAACCACATAGTAGATGATGGTGACTTCTTTGAAGTACAACCACTCTATGCACCAAATCTCATAATAGGTTTTGCAAGACTTTCAGGTCACAGCGTAGGAATCCTGGCAAACCAGCCAAAACATCTTGCTGGCTGCTTAGACATAAACGCTTCTGACAAAGCTGCCCGATTTATACGATTCTGCGATGCATTTAATATACCACTTGTAACGTTTACCGATACTCCCGGATATCTGCCCGGAGTAAACCAAGAACATGGAGGTATAATACGGCATGGTGCAAAACTACTGTACGCATATTCCGAAGCTACAGTGCCAAAACTCACCGTCATAACGAGGAAAGCATATGGAGGCGCTTACATAGCCATGTGTTCAAGACACTTAGGAGCAGACCAAGTTTTTGCATGGCCTACAGCCGAAATAGCCGTTATGGGTCCTGATGGAGCAGCTAATATTATCTTCAAAAAAGAAATAGAAGCATCTGAAGACCCAATAAATACAAGAAAACAAAAAATCGAAGAATATCGGGATAACCTTGCTAACCCTTACCAAGCAGCCGCTCGAGGTTATATTGATGATATAATAGTGCCATCCACAACAAGGGCAAAACTTACATCAGCGCTTGAAATGCTGATGTCAAAAAGCGAAAAAAGACCGGCTAAAAAACACGGCAATATTCCTGTATAAGGAGGAAATTTGAAATTATGACAACTATACAAGTCTTTCAGGAATCACTTAAAACATCTGTCTTTGGCATGTGCCTTGTCTTAGGAACATTATATATACTATCTCTCATTTTAGAGCTCATGAGATTAGTATTTGAATCTAAGACAAACGTAAAAAAAAATGAAACAGCTTTAAAAGATCAAACATCAGAACAAATACAAACTGTCGATACAACAGACGATACTGAACTCATCGCAGTTATCGCTGCAGCTATTGCAGAATACCTACAAACCCCTGTATCAACTTTAAAAATTAGTGCCATACGTCAAATCCATGAAAAAACTCCCATATGGGGTATTGAATCCAGAATATACAACATCAACAATAAATTTTAGATAGAGAATAAAATAAAAGGAAGGAGAAGTACAAAAAAATGAAAAAATACAAAATAACCGTAAATGGAAAAACTTATGAAGTAGAGGTAGAAGAAATAGGTGCTCAGAACTTTATACCTACCCAAACAGCAAATGCTCCTACATCACCGGAAGTGACACAACAACCTAAGCCTCAACCGCAACCTAAGCAAAAAAACTCAGGCACTGTCGGTAAACAAAAAATTACTTCACCTATGCCAGGCACGATTATGTCAATTAACAAAAAACCTGGGGGTAAAATACAAAAAGGTGATGTAATAATGATACTTGAAGCCATGAAAATGGAAAATGAAATCATCGCCCCAGAAGATGGCGTTATAACCTCCATTGATACAAGCGAAGGAGCCTCAGTAAATACAGGCGATATTCTTGCAACATTTGAATAAATCCCATTTGAATAAATCAACGGAGGAGAGAAATCGTGCTCGAACAAATAATAAAATTTTTCATGAAAACTGGTTATGCAAACATAACTTTAGAACAAGCTATCATGATATTGATAGCCTGTTTCCTGATGTATCTTGCTATAGTAAAAAAATATGAACCATTGCTGCTGGTACCTATTAGTTTTGGCATGTTGCTTGCTAATATACCTCAGGCAAACCTTATGGCTAAAGGCAACTTTCTATATTGGATATATCAAGGAGTAAAACTCAATATATATCCACCTCTCATATTCATGGGAGTAGGAGCCATGACCGACTTTGGTCCACTTATAGCCAATCCAAAAAGCTTGTTGCTGGGAGCTGCTGCTCAGTTCGGAATTTTTACTAGTTTTTTAGGCGCAGGCCTTCTTGGATTTAACTTCAAAGAATCTGCTTCTATAGGAATAATAGGCGGGGCAGACGGACCGACAGCCATATTCCTTACAAGTCAGCTTGCTCCACATCTATTAGGAGCGGTAGCAGTAGCTGCTTATTCATATATGGCATTAGTCCCCATCATACAGCCGCCTATAATGCGGGCGCTTACTACAAAAAAAGAGCGCCAAGTAACTATGGAGCAGCTAAGACCCGTATCTAAAACAGAAAAAATCATATTTCCAATAATAGTAACTATATTAGCAAGTTTTTTAGTTCCAGATGCCACGGCTTTAGTAGGTTGTCTGATGTTGGGCAATTTGTTTAGAGAATGTGGTGTAGTCGATAGACTATCTAAAACAACTCAAAACGAACTTATAAATATCATTACCATATTTCTTGGTACCACTGTTGGAGCTACTGCCAGTGCAGAAAATTTTCTGCAGTGGGGAACTATTAAAATACTTTTGCTAGGTCTTGCAGCCTTTTCAGTAGGAACAGCCTCAGGAGTACTCTTTGGTAAACTCATGTATGTTTTATCAGGAGGAAAAGTAAACCCACTTATAGGTTCTGCTGGTGTATCTGCAGTTCCTATGGCAGCAAGAGTATCTCAGGTAGTGGCACAGGAAGAAAAACCCGGCAACTTTATTCTGATGCATGCTATGGGCCCTAATGTAGCAGGTGTTATTGGTTCAGCTATAGTTGCAGGTATGTTGCTTTCAATGTATGGTGGTTAAAATTGTTTAAATAGTGTTGTTCACTGGATATTTATGATTATCTTTCAGATGTAATGATAAATGATTTTAGAAAGGAGATTAAAATTGCAGCAAAAAAAAGAAGGAAAAGTTGGAATAACCGATACTATTTTAAGAGATGCACATCAATCACTTATAGCTACAAGGATGAAAACAGATGAAATGCTGCCAATCGCTGAAAAGCTTGATCAGGTAGGCTACTATTCTTTAGAAATGTGGGGCGGAGCTACATTTGATAGCTGTATCCGTTTTTTAAACGAAGATCCATGGGAAAGACTTCGTAAAATAAAACAAATAGTTAAAAAAACTCCCTTGCAAATGCTTTTGAGGGGACAGAACCTTTTAGGGTATCATCACTATCCTGATGATGTAGTAGAAATGTTTGTAAAGAAATCTGTAGAAAATGGCATTGATATTATACGAATCTTTGATGCACTAAATGATATTAGGAACCTAAAAAAGGCTATTGAGGTAACAAAAGAAACCGGGGCACATGCTCAGGGAACAGTAGTATATACTATAAGCCCTGTTCATAATAATGACTACTATGTAAATATGGCTAAACAATTAGAAGAAATGGGAATTGATTCCCTCTGTATAAAAGATATGGCAGGTCTTTTAGCACCATATGATGCTTATGAACTGATTTCTCGATTAAAAAAAGAAATCAAAATACCAATACAGCTTCACAGTCATTATACAAGTGGTATGGCTTCAATGACCTATCTAAAAGCGATTGAAGCTGGAGTAGATGTTATAGATACGGCCTTATCGCCTTTTGCCTTAGGAACGTCGCAACCCCCTACAGAAACTATGGTAGCCGTATTGAGGAATACCCCTTATGACACAAAGCTAGATCTGGAATTCATTTCGAGTATATCCGACTACTTTAAACAAGTGAGGGGAAACTATAAAATTGATAGTATTATTACAATGGTTGATACTATGGTGCTTAATTATCAAATACCTGGTGGTATGCTATCCAATCTTACCAGTCAACTAAAACAGCAAAATGCTCTTGACAAGCTTCCAGAAGTGTTAAAAGAAGTTCCAAGAGTAAGAGAAGATCTTGGGTATCCGCCTTTAGTTACACCTACAAGCCAAATAGTAGGCACTCAAGCGGTAGTTAATGTGCTTACCGGAGAACGATATAAGATGATTATAAATGAGGTAAAAAATTATGTTAAAGGGCTATATGGCAAATCACCCGCTCCTATTAAAGAAGAAATAAAACAAAAAATAATAGGAGATGAAGAAGTAATTGAATGCCGCCCTGCTGATCTGCTTGAACCCGAGCTGGAAAAATATTTTAAGGAAATCTCTTATTATATAGAACAAGAAGAAGATGTTTTAACATATGCTCTTTTCCCTCAGATAGCCCTGAAGTTTTTTCAAGAGCGTCAAGCAAAAAAATATAAAATTGACAGCAACTTGGTAAATAAAGATCAGTTTGACGTCTATCCTGCATAATAACGATTTGTTCGAAAGTATATTATTTATATATTTAGCATATACTTGATACATCTACCACATAATACCCTAAAAATACCCTATAAAACAGGGTATTTTTTTTATAATCAACAAAATTGGAGGCAACTAGTTTGGATGAAAGTATACAAAATTTAAATTCAAAAGTCGAAAAACTCGAAAGTAAAATAGCCTCTCTTTGTCTTGGGCGTAGGATTCTTATGGATCTATTGATTGAACAGGAGAATATAAAAAATTATGAAATCCAGAAACTAAAATTAGAAATCAAAAGATTAAATCGAATTATCAAAAAACGTCATTGATTGATTAATAGTTTGAATATGACATCTTACTCACGTTTTTTATAAAAGATAGTATTTTTTAATTTTGCTGCTTATATATTATACATAAGAAGTAAAAGATTTAGATAATAAGGTGATTATTTTGTGGAAAAAAATTATCCTTGTTTTTTTTCTTTTATTTTTATGTGTAATAATAATTATTATATTACATGATTATAATAATCCACTAATTCCTTCTGGCCTATATATTGCTGATATAGATATAGGAGGTTTAACAAATGATGAAGCTAGAAATATATTTCATAAATTAACTGAAGAAAAAATAAATAACTCTATAATTCTTACTTTTTATGATAAGCAGTGGATTTTGAAAATATCTGAATATGTTGAAATAGATGCGGATGAGAGTATAGAGAATATGGCATCCTATGTAAAAAATATTAAAAAAAAAGGTGTAATAAAAGGATTTATTTATCGCCAACGGCTAAAAAAGTCTCCTTTGCGTATAGAGCCAATTATTAAATATAAACAAGATAAATTGGCACAGCTTTTTGATGAAATTAACAAAGTTATAATGGTTAAACCTATAAATGCTGTATTTAAAACCGATAATGATATAGTGCACATAATTACTGATGTTAAAGGACAAATTTTAGATGAAGATATGTTAAAAGAGAAAATCAAAGAGGCTATATGGACTAAAAATCAGACATTAGTAATTCCAGTAAAAGTATGGAATGCAGAAATGACAAAAGAAGATTTAGAAAAGATGGGGATTAGGGTAAAAATAGCAGAGTATTCAACTGAGTTTGATAAAACATTAAAAAATAGAACGGAAAATATAAAAGTCGCAAGTGAAATGCTTAATGGCTGTATAATTTCACCCGGAGAGACATTTTCCTTTAATAAGGTTGTAGGTGAACGCACTAGTGATAAGGGATATAAAAAAGCACCTGCCTTTATTAATAATGAGGTTATTTACGACATAGGAGGCGGTATCTGTCAGGTTTCTAGCACCTTATATAATCTTGCTTTATTGACAGACCTTGAAATAGTCGAAAGAATGAACCATTCTCTACCGGTAGGCTACGTTCCTTTAGGGAGGGATGCTACAGTTAGTTATGGTACTATAGATTTAAAATTCAAAAATAATACGGGTGGATATCTCTTGTTAACGTCGGAGATTACGAATGATAAGCTAATTGTAAAATTTTTTGGTAATAAAAAGATCGATAAATATGTAGAATTATTTTCTGAAACGATAAAAACTATTCCATCGCCTATCATCATTAAAAAAGATTTCAATTTAGAAAAAGGCGAAATCAGGATAGAACAAGGGAATGCAGGTTATGTAGTTAATCTCTGGAAAAGATATGCTAATGAAAAAAACGAACACAAAGTTCTAATTTCTAGTGATACTTATAACCCAACACCCACATTACTGTATGTAGGCGAGAAAGTTAAAGAAATTACAGACGATAAAAATATAAACGCAACAATAATTCCATAACAAATTGAAAAAGTAATTTGTTATGGACCGAAAGAGTATGTTTTTTAGCTTTTTTAAAGTTTTGATACTGATAGATCATTTAATCTTTAACTGAGTTTATGTTATAATCTCATCTTTGACAGTTGCGAGACAACAAAACTCTGGAACGCCTTGCAAATAAGGCATTTCAGAGTTTCTTGATTTTTTAAATTTTGCGTAATATCTTTTTCTTTTTCGTATCTTTTAATATTTTTTTCATTTCCCTTAAACTGACTATTTCAGTATCTGTTCTAAATCCAAATACTTCATGTAAGATATCTGTTAAGTCAGTCCTTGTGTATGTTGGAATATACCCTTCAGTAGGAATGTAATTGAAATCCATATTCCTTAAGCTATGAATTATCTCAGAGCTTGTAAATTCTTCGCTTAGATATTTTTCAAGATATCTATATATAACTATTGCAAGAAAACATGTAGTAAAATGTGCTTGTATTCTATCATCACGACTTAAATAAACAGGTCTAGCTTTGAATTCGCTTTTCATAATTCTAAAACATTCCTCTATTTCCCAACGTCTATGATTAATCTTTGTAATAATACTGGCATCTTCATCTAAGTTGGTACATACAGCATAAAACCCATCATACATTTCTTCTTTTGCTATTGCATCTTGATTTATACTATAGATTACTTTATCAGCTATTTCACCATCCTTTGTAACATTAGTGGATGATATGAATCGTTTAAAATCATTTTGATTTTTCTTATTAACACTCTTTGGTCTTTCTTCAATTAATTTAGAGGCACGTTCTAACTGTCTATTCCTAATCTGCCTTTGATAATCTCTGTATTTAAGAGAATATGTGACAATGAGTTTCTGTTCTAACCCATCCTCTTTAATCCAACGTTCCTTGTAAAAAGTCTTTGATTTATATTCTTCATAGTTGTCCTCATCTTTATCAAGTAGACTGATATCATATAATTTATTTACACCAGGAAGATGCCAGCCCGTAGGGTCAAGAGCCCACTGCTTTAAATATCTCTTTAATTTTTTAACTGATTGGGTTGTAATAAAAGCTCTATCCTTTTTATCATTAAATCTACGATTTTCTATTGAAGATAGTCCAGCATCTGTACAAACAATAAATTTTGATAGTTCAAAATCTTTAAGTATCTTTTCTTCTAAAGGCTTTAGTGTAATTTGTTCATTTGTGTTACCACTATGAATGTTAAATGCGAGAGGAATACCATCTCCATCCATGAATAGTCCCATTCCCACAATAGGATTAGGTTTATTCTCTTTACTAGGACCATATTGTTTAAAACCATCCTCTTGCTCTATTTCAAAAAAGTAATTAGTACAGTCATAGTAAAGAACATGGTCATTTCTCTTAAAAATAGATAAACTATTTTTGTAGAGCTCTGATTGAATAAAATCAGTTTCTTTAGCGATTACCTCTAATGCCCTATAAACATGTTGCAATTCGAAATCAGGTTGTTCAATCAAGCACTTTGATTCTTGATAGGTGTTAAGTTTTGAGGATGGAAAAAGAATTCTACCGTAAATTAACCTAGAAAGAATGGAATCAAGATTGTAAGTAAATTTATACTTAGTAGAAATATCTTTGCAAATTTTATGTAATCCCAACTGATGATATATTTGCTGTAAGAATAGATATCCACCATTGAAGGACCTTTGAACACCTTTTTCGATTCTCTTTGACTGGCTATACTTTACAATCACGTCTCTTTTTTGTTCTTTTTCTTTTTTGTTCAATTCTTTGATATATTCTTTAGCCCATTCAATAGGATCCTGACCATTTAATTTTTCTTCTAACTCTTTAACAGTACCAAGTTTTTCTACAACTCTAGTTGAATGTTTACCATTTTCGTAAATTGACTCTATTACATAAAGTGATGTAGAATTTTTAGATTTTGAAATAGATAATCTCATTATGAATTTTCCTCCTTCCCTTTAATTATAACATATTACTCAATATTACTCAATAAATATTTTTAAAAATTGACAAAAAAATAAAGCCTTTTCAATGGCTTTAGAGATTATTTTATTATTCAACTGTCAAAGACCCGGGAATGCAGGTTATGTAGTTAATCTCTGGAAAAGATATGCTAATGAAAAAAACGAACACAAAGTTCTAATTTCTAGTGATACTTATAACCCAACACCCACATTACTGTATGTAGGCGAGAAAGTTAAAGAAATTACAGACGATAAAAATATAAACGCAACAATAATTCCATAACAAATTGAAAAAGTAATTTGTTATGGACCGAAAGAGTATGTTTTTTAGCTTTTTTAAAGTTTTGATACTGATAGATCATTTAATCTTTAACTGAGTTTATGTTATAATATAGCATAGAATATAATAAAAGAGGGATTTCATGTGCTTGAAAGCAAAATTAAAGAATCTTTTACAACAGTAGAAATCAGTCTACCCGATATTATAAAACTACTGTTAGATTTAAAAGATGAATTTAATATACAAAATTCAGATGTCGATACTATAGTTAAAGCTGTAAAGCTTGATAATGAAAAATCTAAAAAACAAAGAGATTATTTATACAACAGGATAAAAGAACACATAAATACATGTCAGAGCTGTCTTCTCTATGCGCAGGAAAACCATACTCATAAGGTAGCAGGTGAAGGGGCTTTAAACTCGCCATTGGTTTTAATTGGCGAGGGCCCTGGCTTTGATGAAGATAAGCAGGGTCGTCCTTTTGTTGGACGAGCAGGGCAATTACTTACAACTATATTAAATAAAATGGATATTCGGCGAGAAAAGGTTTACATAACTAATGTAATAAAATGCCGACCGCCGCAGAATAGAACACCATTGCAAAAAGAGATTAAAGCCTGCTCTAAAAATTTAGAACTTGAGCTTTCTCTTATTCAACCTAAAGTTATAATTGCTCTTGGTGCCGTTCCGTTGAACTATTTCAAGTCTGGTAGCAGCATTATGAGGGAACGAGGACAATGGATAAATTCCAGAGATTACTGGATTATGCCAACATTTCATCCTGCATATATTTTGCGTCAGCATGGGAAAACACTAAATAAGGTTAAGTGGTTAGTATGGCAAGATTTTAATGAAGCTGTAGCAAAGGCAAAAGAAATGTGTCCAGAATATGATTTTAGTAGTTAGGTATAGAAGAAGGAAGTGAAACTATGAAATATAAAATATTAACTTGGGGCTGCCAGATGAATATTCATGATAGTGAAATTATTTCAGGTGTCATGCAAAAGATGGGATACTGCCCAGCAGATACACTCCAAGAATCTGATGTAATCATATTGAATACTTGCTGTGTTAGGGAAAATGCCGAGAGAAAGGTATATGGACGAATAGCACAGTTAAAGCAATTCAAATCAAAAAACCCCAATTTGATTCTTGCGGTTTCTGGTTGTATGGTGCAACAACCACATGTAGTTGAATATATATCAGAAAAATTACCCTATGTGGATATCTTATTTGGTATAAAAAACGTTCATAAGTTACCTGAACTTATTGAAAGTACAAGACAAACAAACTTACCGGTAATAGATATATCTGGAGATTCTATGATTGATGAAAATCTACCAATTAAGCATACAAATGATGCGAAAGCCTGGGTAACAATTACTTATGGATGTAATAATTATTGCAGCTATTGTATTGTTCCATACGTAAGAGGCAAGGAGGTAAGTCGGAGACCTGATGATATTTTAAGAGAGATTGAAACCCTTGCTAATAATGGTTTTATTGAAATTAATCTATTGGGTCAAAATGTAAATTCTTATGGCAAGGATCTGAATATACCTGTGACTTTTCCTGAGCTTTTAAGGAGGGTAAATGATGTTGATGGTATTAAGCGCATAAGATTTATAACTTCTCATCCGAAAGATTTATCGAATGAACTTATATTGGCAATGAGGGATTGTAAAAAAGTTTGCGAACATATTCACCTGCCGGTTCAGTCTGGAAGTAATCAAATTTTATCTAAGATGAACCGAAAATATACCAGGGAGCATTATATAGAATTGATATATAAGCTACGAGATGCTATTCCTAATATTGCTATTACCACTGATATAATTGTAGGCTTTCCAGGAGAAACGGAAAAAGATTTTCTTGATACGCTTGAATTAGTAAAAGCAGTAGAGTTTGACTCAGCCTTTACTTTCATGTATTCTAAACGTAAAGGAACTCCCGCGGCGAAAATGGCGGATCAAATTGATAATGATATAAAAAAAGATCGACTTAATAGATTGATGCAATTACAGGATGCCATTACAGAAAGTAAAAATAATAGATTAAAAGGAACTATACAGGAAGTATTAGTTGAAGGAGTCAGCAAAGGTAATATTAACAGGTTATCTGGCCGAAGCCGAACCAACAAGTTGGTAAATTTTGATGGTTCGGAAAAATTAATAGGCAAACTTGTAAATGTAAAGATTATTGAGCCGCATACATGGTCTTTGCTTGGCGAAATTGTAGAATGAGGTTTTCAGGGGGCTTTTTTTATATGGATACTCCGATGATACAACAATATAAAGAGATTAAAGACAAATATCGTGATTATATAGTTTTTTTTCGTCTTGGCGATTTTTATGAGATGTTTTTCGACGATGCTTATATTTGCTCAAAAGAACTGGAAATTACTCTTACATCCAGAGATTCTGACAATAAAGTACCTATGGCCGGAGTTCCATACCATGCTGCTGATCAGTATATAGCTAAACTCGTTGCTAAAGGTTACAAAGTTGTCATATGTGAACAAGTTGAAGATCCAAAACTTGCAAAAGGTATTGTCAAGCGAGAAGTAGTTAAAATTGTAACTCCGGGAACAATCACTGATTTAAATGCTCTCGAGGAAAATAAAAATAACTATCTTGGATGTGTTTTTAAGAATAAACATGAATTCGGTCTTGCTTTTGTAGATCTGATGACTGGAGAATTTGATATAACGAATTTAAAATCATCTTATCCATATCATGAAATAATAAATGAAGTTAGTCGATTTAGCCCTCGAGAGTGTTTAGCGAATCATGAATTGTCCCAGGAAAAATCCTTAAATAGAAAATTAAAAGAAAATCTAAAATTATGTTTTACTTTTAGAGATGCGACATATTTTGATGAACAATCAGCTTTAATTTTATTAATGTCACAGTTTGGTGAAGAAAAAATTAAAAAATTAGAAAATAGGAAGCCGGCTTTGATAGCTGCCGGAGCTTGCTTAAGATACCTAAATGAAACGCAAAAGCTAAACTTATCTCATATTAATTCTATTTCGTTTTATGAAAATCACGACTTTATGGTTTTGGATTTTATTTGTAGCAAAAACCTCGAAATTACCGAAAACTTGCGAGATAGAAAAAAAACCGGGAGTCTTTTATGGGTAATGGATAAAACTTCTACAGCTATGGGAGCACGGCTGCTCAGGAAATGGCTTGAACAACCTTTGCTCGATATCTTAAAGATTAAGCAAAGGCAGGATGCAATAGAAGAATTATTTAATGATTTTTTCTTACGCTCAGATTTGAAAGAGCAGTTAAAAAATATTTACGATATAGAGCGATTAAGTGGAAAATTAGTCTGCGGAAATGCTAATGCTAGAGATCTATTAGCAATAAAAAATACTATAAAGTCATTGCCTCAAATAAAGCATATTCTTACTCGATGCAATTCTAAGCTTTTGCATCAAATATATGAACAACTTGACCCGTTAGAAGATATATGTTTGTTATTGGAGAAATCTATCTTTGAAGATCCTCCGCTAACAATCAAGGAAGCAAATGTTATTAAGGATGGATATAATTCGGAAATAGATATGCTCAGAAAAGCATCTAGAGAAGGTAAAGCATGGATAGCTGACCTAGAAAGAAAGGAGCGAGAAAGCACAGGGATAAAATCATTAAAAATTGGTTTTAATAAGGTCTTCGGCTACTATATTGAAGTAACTAAATCTAACCTCTCAATGGTTCCGGAAAATTACATTAGAAAACAAACATTAGCTAATGCTGAACGTTATATTACGGAAGAATTAAAAGAATATGAATCGCTTATACTCAATGCAAATGAGAAACTTCAGGAATTGGAATATAACTTGTTTTGTGAAATAAGAGATCAACTGATTAAAGAAATTCCCAGACTTAAACAAAGTGCTTATAATTTATCTCTATTAGATGTTCTATTATCATTGGCTGAAGTTTCGTATAGTAATAATTACATAAAACCCGAAGTAAATTTAAGTGATGAAATAAACATAATAGATGGTCGGCACCCCGTTGTTGAACTTACTCAAAAAGAAGAATTGTTTATACCTAATGATACACAAATAGATTGCAGTGATAACTTAATCTCAGTTATAACCGGACCTAATATGGCTGGTAAATCCACTTACATGAGGCAAGTAGCATTAATTGTATTAATGGCTCAAATAGGTTGTTTTATACCCGCAAAAAAAGCCAAAATTGGCATCGTCGATCGCATTTTTACACGTATAGGAGCATCAGATAATTTAGCGTTGGGGCAAAGTACTTTTATGGTAGAAATGACAGAAGTAGCTGACATTCTTAATAATGCTACTAATAAA comes from the Tepidanaerobacter acetatoxydans Re1 genome and includes:
- a CDS encoding OadG family protein — its product is MTTIQVFQESLKTSVFGMCLVLGTLYILSLILELMRLVFESKTNVKKNETALKDQTSEQIQTVDTTDDTELIAVIAAAIAEYLQTPVSTLKISAIRQIHEKTPIWGIESRIYNINNKF
- a CDS encoding carboxyl transferase domain-containing protein; amino-acid sequence: MGGGEKRIQKQHESGKLTARERIEKLLDKDSFIEIDAFVEHRSIQFGMQETKVPSEGVITGYGTIDGRLVFIFAQDFTTIGGSLGEMHAAKICKVMDMAAKMGAPFIGLNDSGGARIQEGVDALKGFGDIFYRNTLSSGVIPQLSVILGPCAGGAVYSPALTDFVFMVSGISKMFITGPQVIKAVTGEEVSDEELGGAAAHNQKSGVAHFISQNEQECFDQIKKLLSYIPSNNLEDPPYKPTTDNPTRTVPELDSIVPADPNKPYDIKDVINHIVDDGDFFEVQPLYAPNLIIGFARLSGHSVGILANQPKHLAGCLDINASDKAARFIRFCDAFNIPLVTFTDTPGYLPGVNQEHGGIIRHGAKLLYAYSEATVPKLTVITRKAYGGAYIAMCSRHLGADQVFAWPTAEIAVMGPDGAANIIFKKEIEASEDPINTRKQKIEEYRDNLANPYQAAARGYIDDIIVPSTTRAKLTSALEMLMSKSEKRPAKKHGNIPV
- a CDS encoding sodium ion-translocating decarboxylase subunit beta yields the protein MLEQIIKFFMKTGYANITLEQAIMILIACFLMYLAIVKKYEPLLLVPISFGMLLANIPQANLMAKGNFLYWIYQGVKLNIYPPLIFMGVGAMTDFGPLIANPKSLLLGAAAQFGIFTSFLGAGLLGFNFKESASIGIIGGADGPTAIFLTSQLAPHLLGAVAVAAYSYMALVPIIQPPIMRALTTKKERQVTMEQLRPVSKTEKIIFPIIVTILASFLVPDATALVGCLMLGNLFRECGVVDRLSKTTQNELINIITIFLGTTVGATASAENFLQWGTIKILLLGLAAFSVGTASGVLFGKLMYVLSGGKVNPLIGSAGVSAVPMAARVSQVVAQEEKPGNFILMHAMGPNVAGVIGSAIVAGMLLSMYGG
- a CDS encoding biotin/lipoyl-containing protein produces the protein MKKYKITVNGKTYEVEVEEIGAQNFIPTQTANAPTSPEVTQQPKPQPQPKQKNSGTVGKQKITSPMPGTIMSINKKPGGKIQKGDVIMILEAMKMENEIIAPEDGVITSIDTSEGASVNTGDILATFE
- a CDS encoding oxaloacetate decarboxylase subunit alpha, which codes for MILERRLKLQQKKEGKVGITDTILRDAHQSLIATRMKTDEMLPIAEKLDQVGYYSLEMWGGATFDSCIRFLNEDPWERLRKIKQIVKKTPLQMLLRGQNLLGYHHYPDDVVEMFVKKSVENGIDIIRIFDALNDIRNLKKAIEVTKETGAHAQGTVVYTISPVHNNDYYVNMAKQLEEMGIDSLCIKDMAGLLAPYDAYELISRLKKEIKIPIQLHSHYTSGMASMTYLKAIEAGVDVIDTALSPFALGTSQPPTETMVAVLRNTPYDTKLDLEFISSISDYFKQVRGNYKIDSIITMVDTMVLNYQIPGGMLSNLTSQLKQQNALDKLPEVLKEVPRVREDLGYPPLVTPTSQIVGTQAVVNVLTGERYKMIINEVKNYVKGLYGKSPAPIKEEIKQKIIGDEEVIECRPADLLEPELEKYFKEISYYIEQEEDVLTYALFPQIALKFFQERQAKKYKIDSNLVNKDQFDVYPA
- a CDS encoding VanW family protein, yielding MIILWKKIILVFFLLFLCVIIIIILHDYNNPLIPSGLYIADIDIGGLTNDEARNIFHKLTEEKINNSIILTFYDKQWILKISEYVEIDADESIENMASYVKNIKKKGVIKGFIYRQRLKKSPLRIEPIIKYKQDKLAQLFDEINKVIMVKPINAVFKTDNDIVHIITDVKGQILDEDMLKEKIKEAIWTKNQTLVIPVKVWNAEMTKEDLEKMGIRVKIAEYSTEFDKTLKNRTENIKVASEMLNGCIISPGETFSFNKVVGERTSDKGYKKAPAFINNEVIYDIGGGICQVSSTLYNLALLTDLEIVERMNHSLPVGYVPLGRDATVSYGTIDLKFKNNTGGYLLLTSEITNDKLIVKFFGNKKIDKYVELFSETIKTIPSPIIIKKDFNLEKGEIRIEQGNAGYVVNLWKRYANEKNEHKVLISSDTYNPTPTLLYVGEKVKEITDDKNINATIIP